From one Nematostella vectensis chromosome 7, jaNemVect1.1, whole genome shotgun sequence genomic stretch:
- the LOC5504457 gene encoding pre-mRNA-processing factor 39, whose product MMQCDQCVSTFLSSIMSAATEPMQEQSMEYQSNHTGLEPSEAELKTNGEQDTTYDNAGNDAKMSEGEDATASVNEVEEVVNEQELKYWKSVKENPSDFTSWTYLLQFVEQENKLSSARKAFQTFFKRYPYCYGYWKKYADMERKNGNIEAAKEVFEQGVKAIACSVDLWVHYLNFSSQATKGQPDGPEIMRRLFERAIATAGQDFRSDKLWDAYIEWEKSQGQLQRVTALYDKLFTVPTQNYAQHFEKFKEHINTHPVASVLQTEELLKLRAEVAAAPPGVISEAEPQVAVPDTTLPVDPEADEVAPGTELGPPGEEPGIVLPENDAETVAIREKVIAARTEIFNKLEDEIRKCWVFEDAIKRPYFHVKPLERVQLKNWRDYLDYEIANGEHRRVVILFERCVIACALYEDFWQRYASYMENHSIAECSSIYTRACTIHLPRKPNIHLAWAAFEEKNGNCNRASEILKDLDNAVPGLVSVKLRRVSLERRANNLEKAAELFEEAVGESSEQETKSFYAVRYARFLAKIMGDCEKACTILKQALENDKDNKRLYLQLLDIRLNESPILEDKVEEVFELVKSSDLDEDTKQGFSERRLEFLEDHCSSITKILLANEAHGKLYKSNPSVVGSATAKKRASETSVESKTKVAKTEGATDTAQHLYPAAVESYDAGYSSAYSTSAAAATAYSYATQTQNQWAAYSAAAQPAYAYNQWYYGQTTPTL is encoded by the exons aTGATGCAATGCGATCAATGCGTTTCTACTTTTCTCTCTTCCATCATGTCGGCTGCTACCGAACCAATGCAAGAACAATCCATGGAATATCAAAGCAATCATACCG GACTAGAGCCGAGCGAAGCTGAACTTAAAACGAATGGAGAACAAGATACAACATATGATAACGCAGGAAACGACGCCAAGATGTCTGAAGGGGAAGATGCAACGGCTAGCGTCAATGAGGTCGAAGAAGTCGTAAACGAGCAAGAACTAAAATATTGGAAGTCTGTGAAAGAGAATCCTTCAGATTTTACCAGCTGGACCTACCTTTTACAATTTGTCGAGCAAGAG AATAAACTCTCCTCTGCAAGAAAAGCAtttcaaactttttttaagaGGTACCCATATTGTTATGGATACTGGAAGAAATATGCAGACATGGAACGAAAGAATGGCAATATTGAGGCTGCAAAGGAG GTATTTGAGCAAGGGGTGAAGGCCATTGCATGCAGTGTGGATCTATGGGTACACTATCTCAACTTTTCTTCTCAGGCAACCAAAGGCCAACCTGATGGCCCTGAAATCATGAGAAG ATTGTTTGAGAGGGCAATTGCTACTGCAGGGCAAGACTTCCGCTCTGACAAGCTTTGGGATGCTTACATAGAATGGGAGAAAAGCCAGGGTCAGCTGCAAAGAGTAACAGCTCTCTACGACAAGCTCTTTACTGTGCCAACCCAGAATTACGCTCAACACTTTGAAAA ATTCAAAGAGCACATCAACACTCACCCTGTAGCCAGTGTCCTGCAGACTGAGGAGCTGCTGAAGCTGCGAGCCGAGGTGGCTGCAGCTCCTCCTGGGGTGATCTCAGAGGCAGAGCCACAGGTAGCTGTACCTGACACCACTCTCCCAG TTGACCCAGAAGCTGATGAGGTAGCCCCTGGGACAGAGCTTGGACCGCCTGGTGAAGAACCTGGCATTGTTTTACCAGAG AATGATGCAGAGACTGTTGCCATTCGAGAGAAAGTGATAGCTGCGAGAACAGAGATCTTCAACAAGCTTGAAGATGAAATTCGCAAGTGCTGGGTGTTTGAGGACGCCATCAAGAGGCCTTACTTTCACGTTAAACCACTTGAGAGAGTACAGCTAAAGAACTGGAGAGATTACTTGGACTATGAAATTGCAAATGGCGAACACAGAAGGGTGGTGATATTGTTTGAGAGATGTGTGATTGCCTGTGCCTTATATGAAGACTTCTGGCAGAGATACGCTAGTTACATGGAGAATCACAGCATTGCAGAGTGTAGTTCTATATACACAAGAGCTTGTACCATCCATCTTCCACGCAAGCCAAACATTCATCTTGCTTGGGCAGCCTTTGAAGAGAAAAATG GGAACTGCAACAGAGCATCTGAAATCCTCAAAGACCTTGACAATGCTGTCCCAGGTCTTGTTTCTGTTAAGCTGCGGCGTGTCAGCTTGGAAAGGCGGGCAAACAACTTGGAAAAGGCAGCTGAGCTATTTGAGGAAGCTGTAGGAGAATCATCAGAGCAAGAAACCAAGTCTTTCTATGCTGTCAGATATGCAAGATTTCTAGCTAAG ATAATGGGTGATTGTGAAAAGGCGTGCACCATTTTGAAACAAGCACTGGAAAATGATAAG GACAACAAGCGGCTCTACTTGCAGCTTCTCGATATCCGGCTGAATGAGTCACCTATTTTGGAGGATAAGGTTGAAGAGGTTTTTGAACTTGTGAAGAGCAGTGATCTTGATGAAGACACAAAGCAAGGGTTCTCTGAGAGAAGATTAGAATTTCTTGAAGACCACTGTTCTAGCATCACCAAGATACTATTGGCAAATGAGGCTCATGGCAAGCTGTACAAATCCAACCCGTCTGTTGTCGGCTCTGCCACTGCCAAGAAGAGAGCATCGGAGACAAG TGTTGAATCCAAAACAAAAGTTGCTAAAACAGAAGGTGCAACAGACACCGCACAGCATCTATACCCAGCAGCAGTAGAGAGCTATGATGCAGGATACTCTAGCGCATACAGCACCTCTGCAGCAGCCGCTACTGCCTACAGCTATGCCACCCAGACGCAGAACCAGTGGGCAGCATACAGTGCTGCAGCTCAACCG GCATATGCTTACAACCAGTGGTACTACGGACAAACGACACCTACTCTTTAG
- the LOC5504456 gene encoding uncharacterized protein LOC5504456, which produces MAGGRMLETIFCFFAVVASCFIATPLKLLDSKVGGKCLLHGDVNSLTLNVTTGREIYCDLGFYSSITNGVIAIFLVFLRWCCLISQSSLIYGSLFSFILATLCWINSVVCTVFMVVGFTEWCKSIKNTGKITSCRDAQDLDWSKYSPQPLDGSMFHTYLSMVEISCYCTVAVWFLVALMCGKQLRQWLEEASYDQDAEFIDGHTYLPQQHPMAMYGPGNDFNRVTHL; this is translated from the exons ATGGCTGGAGGACGGATGTTagaaacaatattttgcttttttgcaGTCGTCGCTTCTTGCTTCATCGCGACACCTTTGAAGTTGTTGGATTCTAAGGTCGGGGGAAAGTGCTTACTTCACGGCGACGTCAACTCTTTGACTCTAAATGTTACAACTGGGAGAGAAATCTATTGCGATTTGGGGTTTTATTCTTCGATAACTAATGGGGTTATAGCGATATTTCTCGTGTTTTTACGGTGGTGTTGTTTGATTTCACAATCGAG CTTGATATATGGGAGTCTGTTCTCATTCATCCTGGCAACATTGTGTTGGATCAACAGTGTTGTTTGTACAGTGTTTATGGTGGTCGGTTTTACTGAGTGGTGCAAGTCCATtaaaaatacaggaaaaataACTAG TTGCAGAGATGCTCAGGACCTTGACTGGTCTAAATACTCCCCGCAACCACTGGACGGTAGCATGTTCCATACATATCTATCTATGGTGGAG ATCTCCTGTTACTGCACCGTTGCTGTGTGGTTTCTGGTGGCCTTAATGTGTGGCAAACAGCTAAGACAATGGTTGGAGGAAGCAAGTTATGATCAGGATGCAGAGTTCATTGATGGTCACACCTACTTGCCTCAGCAGCACCCTATGGCCATGTATGGGCCAGGCAATGATTTCAATAGAGTCACACATCTGTAA